The Vulpes vulpes isolate BD-2025 chromosome 10, VulVul3, whole genome shotgun sequence genome has a window encoding:
- the LOC140594317 gene encoding disintegrin and metalloproteinase domain-containing protein 1a-like, which produces MAISMAASLRHSASFLSSLQKYQVVTYEAGHVFQTWAPHMKDLRRALVAPGPLCVRLGILLLLVLIFLPSLYCDPGSVYYSSSETVIPKSLTAKGREDPGEKASYVLLMQGQKQVIHLKVKRDYFVSNFPVFSYHNGVLGQEMPFISHDCHYEGYIEGVPGSFVSLNTCSGLRGILIREGKPYGIEPMDTSKRFEHVLYTMAHQARVSCNVTSKGSQVVSASRQQGSRKPRSLQAPSSFWSHTKYVEMFVVVNHRRFQMWGSNVNETVQRVMDITALANIFTRGINTEVVLAGMEIWTEGDLIEVPADLRVTLRNFNSWRQEKLFHRVEHDVAHMIVGHHPEGDAGQAFLNGACSGGFATAVESFHHEDVLLFAALMVHELGHNLGIQHDHSACICKDKHFCLMHENITKESGFSNCSSDYFYKFLREHKGACLFNKPRPKGRLRRQATCGNGVLDYNEECDCGPDCGNNLCCDQTCRLKEQAQCNDGLCCFNCQFRHKGFMCRSALGECDLPEYCDGSSGKCPPDLYKQDGTLCDIIHYCFRGRCKNPDIQCMDIYGSPAVSAPEDCYISVNSKGNRFGNCGCPTAVVPRYVKCFDENIFCGKLVCTNITQVPPIKPYHTVIQVAHKDDWCWSMDAYNISDIPDDGDVHTGTLCAPHKVCMNYSCTDHVVLKYDCEPKEMCNGRGVCNNLKHCHCEAGYAPPDCKAPGNGGSVDSGPPGNLDDGIPREDKSKSHSFNRGNFGKGGENADESKSLGNLLYIFPLFLVAIFLSLIIAASVGARKEISQCSQEALEKTEEVAVQEEVGRLEEDVEGKNE; this is translated from the coding sequence ATGGCCATATCCATGGCAGCTTCTTTGAGACACTCTGCCTCCTTCTTGTCTTCTCTGCAGAAATACCAAGTGGTTACCTACGAGGCTGGCCACGTGTTTCAGActtgggctccccacatgaagGACTTGAGGCGGGCACTGGTAGCACCAGGACCTCTGTGTGTCAGGTTGGGGATTTTGTTGCTGTTGGTACTGATTTTCTTGCCAAGCTTGTACTGTGACCCTGGATCTGTATATTACTCTTCTTCTGAAACAGTCATCCCCAAGAGTCTGACAGCCAAGGGAAGGGAGGACCCAGGGGAAAAGGCATCCTATGTACTATTAATGCAGGGCCAGAAACAGGTGATTCACCTGAAGGTGAAGAGAGACTATTTTGTGAGTAACTTTCCAGTCTTCAGCTACCACAATGGTGTCCTGGGGCAAGAAATGCCTTTCATCTCGCATGACTGTCACTACGAAGGCTACATAGAAGGAGTCCCAGgttcttttgtttctctcaacACCTGTTCGGGCCTCAGGGGCATCCTGATTAGGGAGGGAAAACCCTATGGCATTGAGCCCATGGACACTTCAAAACGGTTTGAACATGTGCTGTACACCATGGCACACCAAGCTCGAGTCTCCTGTAATGTCACTTCCAAAGGCAGCCAAGTGGTGTCCGCCAGCCGGCAACAAGGGAGCAGGAAGCCTCGCAGTCTACAGGCACCGTCCTCCTTTTGGTCACACACCAAGTACGTGGAGATGTTTGTCGTGGTCAACCACCGGCGGTTCCAAATGTGGGGCAGTAACGTCAATGAGACAGTCCAGAGAGTAATGGACATCACCGCTCTGGCCAACATCTTCACTAGGGGAATAAACACAGAGGTGGTGTTGGCTGGAATGGAGATCTGGACCGAGGGGGACCTCATAGAAGTCCCAGCGGACTTGCGAGTTACACTCAGGAATTTCAATAGCTGGAGACAGGAGAAGCTGTTCCATCGTGTGGAGCACGATGTTGCCCACATGATCGTTGGACATCATCCTGAAGGGGATGCGGGGCAGGCATTTCTCAATGGTGCCTGTTCGGGAGGCTTTGCAACAGCCGTTGAATCCTTCCATCATGAAGATGTCCTCCTGTTTGCAGCGCTCATGGTCCATGAGCTCGGGCACAACTTGGGTATTCAGCACGACCACTCAGCCTGCATTTGTAAAGATAAACACTTTTGCCTCATGCATGAAAATATCACTAAGGAAAGTGGCTTCAGCAACTGCAGCTCTGACTACTTCTACAAGTTCCTCCGGGAGCATAAAGGGGCCTGCCTATTTAACAAGCCTCGGCCCAAAGGTCGCCTGCGTAGGCAAGCCACGTGTGGAAATGGTGTGTTGGACTACAACGAGGAATGTGACTGTGGACCTGACTGTGGTAATAACCTTTGCTGTGACCAAACATGTCGGTTGAAGGAGCAGGCACAGTGTAATGATGGACTATGCTGTTTTAATTGCCAGTTCAGACATAAAGGATTCATGTGTCGTTCTGCTTTGGGAGAGTGTGACCTCCCAGAGTATTGTGATGGTTCTTCTGGTAAATGCCCCCCAGACCTCTATAAGCAAGATGGTACACTGTGTGATATAATCCACTATTGCTTTAGAGGCCGGTGTAAGAACCCTGATATTCAGTGCATGGATATATATGGTTCCCCTGCAGTGTCTGCTCCAGAAGACTGTTATATTTCTGTGAACAGCAAAGGTAACCGGTTTGGGAACTGTGGCTGTCCTACTGCAGTTGTCCCAAGATATGTTAAGTGCTTTGATGAGAATATATTTTGTGGGAAACTTGTATGTACAAATATTACCCAGGTACCACCAATAAAACCTTACCATACTGTGATCCAGGTAGCTCACAAAGATGACTGGTGTTGGAGCATGGATGCCTACAACATCAGTGATATCCCTGACGATGGAGATGTGCACACTGGCACTCTCTGTGCCCCACACAAAGTCTGCATGAATTACTCTTGCACTGATCATGTCGTGCTCAAGTACGACTGTGAACCAAAAGAAATGTGTAATGGGAGAGGAGTTTGCAACAATTTAAAGCACTGCCATTGTGAGGCTGGCTATGCCCCACCTGACTGCAAAGCTCCAGGAAATGGTGGTAGTGTGGACAGTGGCCCTCCTGGCAATCTAGATGATGGAATTCCACGTGAAGATAAAAGTAAAAGTCATAGTTTCAATCGTGGTAATTTTGGTAAAGGTGGTGAGAATGCAGATGAAAGCAAAAGCCTTGGCAACTTACTGTACATATTCCCCTTATTTCTTGTAGCAATATTTTTAAGTCTGATTATTGCTGCCAGTGTTGGGGCTAGAAAGGAGATATCACAGTGCTCACAAGAGGCTTTAGAAAAAACTGAAGAAGTAGCTGTACAAGAAGAAGTAGGCAGATTAGAGGAAGAtgtagagggaaaaaatgagtag